In Gopherus evgoodei ecotype Sinaloan lineage unplaced genomic scaffold, rGopEvg1_v1.p scaffold_71_arrow_ctg1, whole genome shotgun sequence, one genomic interval encodes:
- the SPN gene encoding leukosialin, producing MAVSGAWPQPKIRPTLLLLLVAAACAQTSPKGKEMASPGTSEESRHISTGPETASPTAELASNSSEPSAQLARNPPTAAQQEPTAAQTLATKGSAGPVSPSGLPSAEATVALRSGLAGATAAGGKQPVTDLKQEGLKRQAGTVAGSPGPGQKTQTVPGMGGQSTSAPMEPAKGTNRSRYNQTVPASTDRTSRYRAAPDHTAGPSKNQPTPTRSPPALSPTPPAKKPKPNSEVFTPMPASSPSPVTRKLPVGIIVVLVVVTIVVLALLAVALHCRSRRRSGSTSFSGLAGPGEWAGPVSLPEEKGEGQAGAGGQQAGPGESRRPTLTTFFGKRHSRVSSVAMEDVAGAKGEGPLSEPLLAPGEQGGDPVPQGAAEANGTVPGPTSPPPDPPANGEFPLPPPMEQEALPPV from the coding sequence ATGGCCGTATCGGGGGCCTGGCCCCAGCCGAAAATCCGGCCTACACTCCTGCTTCTCCTGGTAGCTGCAGCCTGTGCACAGACGTCACCCAAAGGGAAGGAGATGGCCAGCCCAGGGACCAGTGAGGAAAGCCGGCACATCAGTACCGGTCCGGAAACTGCCTCGCCCACTGCCGAATTAGCCAGCAACAGCTCCGAGCCTTCTGCCCAACTAGCCAGGAATCCACCCACCGCGGCACAGCAGGAACCCACCGCCGCCCAGACGCTGGCAACGAAGGGTTCAGCTGGGCCAGTGTCTCCATCTGGCCTTCCCTCTGCGGAGGCGACCGTGGCCCTGAGATCTGGCCTGGCCGGGGCGACGGCAGCGGGTGGCAAACAGCCCGTCACGGATCTGAAGCAGGAAGGGCTGAAGCGGCAAGCGGGCACagtggcagggagcccgggtccgGGGCAGAAGACTCAGACCGTGCCAGGCATGGGCGGGCAGAGCACGAGTGCCCCCATGGAGCCCGCCAAGGGCACCAATCGGAGCAGGTACAACCAGACCGTGCCAGCCAGCACCGATCGGACCAGCCGCTACAGGGCCGCCCCAGACCACACCGCTGGGCCCTCGAAGAACCAGCCCACCCCCACACGCTcgccccctgccctctcccccaccccgcctgccAAGAAACCGAAGCCCAACTCCGAGGTCTTCACGCCGATGCCGGCCTCCAGTCCCAGCCCCGTCACCCGCAAGCTGCCCGTGGGCATCATTGTGGTGCTGGTGGTTGTCACCATCGTGGTGCTGGCCCTGCTCGCCGTGGCGCTGCACTGTCGGAGCCGGCGCCGGTCCGGCTCCACCAGCTTCAGCGGGTTGGCGGGGCCTGGTGAGTGGGCGGGGCCGGTGAGCCTGCCGGAGGAGAAGGGCGAGGGGCAGgccggggctggggggcagcaggccgGGCCGGGTGAATCCAGGCGGCCCACGCTGACCACCTTCTTCGGGAAGCGCCACTCCCGGGTGTCCTCGGTGGCCATGGAGGACGTGGCTGGGGCCAAGGGCGAGGGGCCCCTTTCGGAGCCTCTGCTGGCcccgggggagcaggggggtgacCCTGTGCCGCAGGGGGCAGCGGAGGCCAATGGGACGGTGCCCGGACCCACCTCGCCCCCTCCGGATCCCCCCGCCAACGGGgaattccccctgccccctcccatggaGCAGGAAGCCTTGCCCCCCGTGTAA